The nucleotide sequence ATTCAAAGTATGGCAAAAGTAGAGCGAGCGATCTATAAAATTTTCTTTGATTGCTTCAAACTTACTGCGAAAGATTCTTGTTTGATTGTGGTGGACGAGACCACTCGGGCGATGGGGCAGCTATTGTTCAACCGCTTAAAAAAGAGTCGCTGCCAGGCGGCATTGTTGGAAATTAAAACGCGAAGCTCACGGTTAGGTGAGCCATCCGCTGCGATTTTCAATATCATGAAGCAAATGTCGGCTGTCTTGGCGTTCACTGGCACGCCTATGATCCATACAAAGGCACTAAAACAATTATGCCATTTTGGTGCCCGCGTTTTGTGTCTCTATCCCGTCACAGTAGAGGGATTGGCCCGAGCTGTCAATACCGATTATGAATTTATCGACAAGAAAAGCCGAAAGCTTTCGGATCTATTTTCGATTGGCCGATGCATTCATCTGACCACCGAAGCTGGTACTGATCTGACGATCCCAATCTCGCGTCATAAGGGAGAAGCAAATACTGGAATTGTCAACTCGGCAGGGATGCTATGTAGTTTACCTTCTGGGGAAGCGAATATTACGCCCAATCGCCGGGAAACCCAGGGCGTCGTAGTGGTTGATGGTTCGATCCCCGGTATCGGTGTGTTGAAACAACCTGCTGTGATTCACATTCGAGATGGCTATGCCTATCAAATTTCCGGCGGCCCAGAGCTTGAAAAACTCCGCAAGATATTAAAATCGTTTGGCAAAACGGCCAGAAATGTGGCTGAATTTGGCATTGGGACCAATCCGAATGCCACCCTCACTGGCGATTCCATAGAGGATGAAAAAGTGCTCGGCAGCGCCCATATCGCCTTGGGCTCGCCGGATTATGAAGGGGGGATTATGAAAAAATATCTGCACATCGATTTGGTGTTCATGAAACCAACCGTTTCTATCGATAATCGGATCATCGTTGAGAACGGCAAAATTCTGGTCTAGCCTTGCCTTAGTCGATTGGCAAACTCTATTTCTCAAAACCTATCGAATCATAGCATATCTAATCTGTCCCAATTCCCATAGCTCTTGTTTTCATCTCCAGCGAATTTTCTTCTAAGCTGTTTAACCATGATGATCAATTTAGCTGATACGTGGTTGCTCTCATGATCCAGATAAATAATTGATGAGATTTTCAAAGGGTGCTGGAATTTTGACCCGACCAATGTTGCTGGCAACGTTCGCACTCATCGCGCTGACAAAACAATTTGTAGAGATGGATTAATCCTTGTTGTTGCGCCGCTGTTGTAATAATCTGATTGAGGTTTTTTGCTCCACGGAACAACCGCTGGCTCATGGTCCGAATAATGGAATTGCTAGAAAACTTTGGATAATTCCGATAGAGCTTGACAATCGATTCTGACAATGTAGAGTCCGAAGTCTCAGCGGCATAAGCGAACAAAACTGGGAGCACGATATTGATCACAATGTCTCGCGCGCGCTCTTTTCCGATGAGCGTGGAAAATTTTTCATCGCTTACCGAAGCATCTGTATCAATCACCCGATAATGATTGGCCCAATATCCTTCGGTGCGACAGATGAACAGCGCCTCTAATTGTTGGATGCGGTGCAGATCGGATTTAGCGCGAGCTTTCAAAATCCTTAGAATGGTCTCTAAAATGCCTTCTGGGGCGAATTTTTGGAGAATCATACTTGCGCCCGCCAACCGGCGCGTTGGAAAATTAGATGGTCGCATTCGAAAGAATTGCCATTCCTCTTGGCGCATTGGTTGGAAGCCCAAGCGAGTAGAGATTTCAGCCCAAACTTCTTCTAATTGTGTCACGTATGCTTTCGCGTCCTGATCCTTAATCTTTCGCCAATCGAAATATCGATCCTGACTGGGGAGGAGCCCCGCTGCTCCCAAGAGCAGCCCCAAGGCGCGCGATGCTGTATTCTGATGACGCGCAAGCTCTAATTCTCGCTTGATGGCTTCATAGGGAATCATTTGCGCCAAGCGACGAAACGGGATCTGATTCTTTGAATAACCCAATGCCTCCATGAAACCAAGATACAATATTTGATTCCAAGAGCTGGTTTCTCGTTGTTCGGCAAAGCGATCGGCTTTGTCGCGCAATCGTTTTAACGCGAAATGGTCGATCACACCCATTTTAAAATCGTCGGATTTTTCGTTCAGTTGACAGCGGGATGACTGCTTGGGGATGGACTGATAGAGATGGTACTGTTCCGCTAATTGTCGAACTTGATCCTCGCTAAGGTCCACAAACACCTGAACTGGTACTGGATGACGATCCAAACGGACTGCTGCATCTTTAAATTTGAGAGGACCAATGACCAAATGCATGATGACCTGGTTATAGGCTGGATCTGCGTGGTGACTGTGCTGATACCAATCTTCTGCTGCACGATGGATCTCAAGGTCCCCCTGATAAAGTCGATCCCCTAATTTCACACTAATGCCCTTGAAATCTGGGCCAGCATCGGTATTTTTCGTCCCTGTGGAAATGATAGTGACGGGTCGATCATGAATGTCTCTCAGCGGAATCGTGGAGAAATAATTTTGTTCCCATAAATGAGCAATGAGATGCTCGGCGATGGGGCTGCGGTCATCAACCTGCATAATGGCTTTCCTTGATAAACAAGAGAAGTCGATTATTCAAACGACGCGGTGCATTGCATCGATAGGCCCGATTGATGGTGGGCTGCCCATTTAAGGTCCGAGATGTCTAAAAGGACATGTTATCAACTGAAAAAGGATCAGGGTGTTGTTATTCATTCTGAAGTGCGCCGGGCTGAGGGGCGATCAATTGTTGAACCATCAAACTATCGCCCCGCGACAACTCTCTCCCCCAAATATATCCGCGATCATCAATGATGTTAATTGAATTGAGTGGCTGAGAGAATTCTTTTAAATGGTCAAGGATAAGATTGGCGCGACGGCCCCGGAGCACTTTTGGCTGAAATGCAACCTCATAATTATCGACGCTGACTGGGATAATTTTGGCAAATAGCAGGCCCTTTTTGGTGAGATGAACTTTCAGGATCATGCTTTCGGTCGAACGCCGACTATAGGACGAAAAACTGAAATTGCCCAAAGAGTAGGCGATCAACCGATTTTTATAAATCTCCAGTCCCTGTAATACGTGGGGATGATGTCCAATCACCAAGTCGGCCCCACAATCGATGGCTAAATGGGCGAAGTGTTTTTGATAATCCTTGGGATAATTGCTCCCCTCAGCTCCCCAATGGAAGGTCACCACGATCAGATCGGCCAGTGAATTGGCATGAGCGATATTGGCAGGCAAATTTCTGGGATAATTGGTGCCGCCGCTGGTTGGAGTGGCCCAAAATTCTTCTGGGAAGGTCAGCGAATACCCCAGAAATGCCACGCGATAACCATTACGTTCGATGATAGTTGGCCGTTGCGCCTGCTCCAGGCTGAGCCCAGCGCCGCAATAGGCCAAACCGATCGAGTCGAGCACTTGTAAGGTGCTCTTCAAGCCTTCCATCCCATAATCAAGAATGTGATTGTTGGCCAATGTGACGACATCGAACCCGGCATGGATCAGGCTCGGTGCGAATTTGGGTGGCACTTTGAAATTGAAGGTCTTCTCGAATTTCGTGCCAGTCTCGGTGAACGGTGCTTCTAAGTTGCCAAAAGCAATATCTGCTGCCAAGAGAACCGATCGGGTGCTATCGAACGGATAATCCAGGCCGTGTATATGAATGTACTGACTGGTGTAATTGGCCAGCATGATGTCGCCCACTGCCGCGATTGAGACAGCCGATGAAAAGTTTCGGACCTCTAAAGGCATCCGTCGCGAGGCTGTCGTATCGGATAACAATGCGAGCGGACCTTTTTCATCATGATTCGATCGGTGATTTAATTGCTTTTGCCGAGTGCAGCCGATTATTGAACATCCGATCAAGAACAACAAGACTATGAAGGCTTTGTTCTGTATGTGGGATCGCAAAGAAGTTATCCTTTATATTCGCTTTCATCTATTGTAACATCGACTTCTTCAGGTTTTTTCCCAGATGCTTTGGCATATTCTTCTCTGACGCGCTCCAGTTCTTCCTTTTTCTCCTGCAATTGCTTATTCAAAGATTTGACATCTTCAATGAGTTTCTGCACTTCCTCATTAGCCGCCACTTTCGGGTTGTTTTGCTCAACGATCAATTGGTAAGTTTTCGCACCCAATTCGTTGAACTTTTTGTCAATATCCCGTTTGATGCCAATGATATCGACCTTGATTTTGCCGATTTTGGTGTATTCATCCGTCTTTCGGGCGATGGTTGTGATCCCCCTTTTCAAAACGTTGCTCAGGTCATCTATAAATCCCATAGAAAACTCCTGTTATTAAAGTTGATGGTTCAATTTTGACGGGTTAAATTTAAAGATTAATTCATAAAATGTCAAGCTAAAAAATCTATCCCTTTTTCGACGAACAAGCAGGGGTTTCAGATCAGTAACCCCGTCGCTTTGAAATCGATTATAAAATCGATGCCGTTTCAAATTTGATCCGTCGATCGTTATCGGACTTTTTGTCCATCAAAATGAACGCAGACGAGGCTCTTAAAACACGACGAAACGAAGGTAAAGATAAATCAGCGGAGCCATGAACAAAGGGGCATCAAAGCGATCCAGAAAACCGCCGTGACCTGGTAGAATCCCGGACGTGTCTTTCACTCCAGCATCTCGTTTGAAAACCGATTCGACCAAGTCGCCGATTTGGCTCATAACACCGACCAGGAGGCCAATAACCAGGCTATGAATCAGATGGAACTCTTTAATGAGAAGCTGATGGCAGACATAAGCGGTTATGATCGCGAAGATGAATCCGGCCACAGCGCCTTCGATGGTCTTGTGCGGACTGATACGCTGGTAAAGCTTATGTCGCCCCCAGGCCGATCCAATGAAGTAAGCGGCGGTATCGCAGATCCAAATGGTAATTAGCATCAATAGGATCCATCGACCACCAGCGGCATATTCAACTCCCAATGAACGCGGCAACTCTCGGATCAGAATATTGAATCCAAAAAATATGCTGGGATAGAAAAATCCCCAGGTTGTTGCAGCGATATTATAGGTCGCTGAACCATGATTGCGAAACAATTCAATAAGCAAGGTGACATAGAACAGTCCCGCGATGATGAGCCAGAGCGTGTCGATCCCAAAATAGAAGAAAGAAAGAGTGATTAGCACCGTTCCGATCGATCCTAACCACTTGAGAGGATGCATCTGTTTTCGCTCTGTCAATTGGTAAAATTCGTATTGTGCAAGAAGATTAATGAGCAGTACCAGTCCTACAAATGGTAAACCGCCCAAGAGAGTTAAGGTAACGATGATCGGGATGCCAAAAATGGCCACTAGAACCCGATAGCCTAATTTTTTGAACGACAAATGATAACTCCCTTTAAAAGTTCATGAATGAATGGGTGGTGTTGGAGCAAAACATTTATTTAGTCAGCCTCTAAAATTGATACACATGGCTATGGAGCTCGTTCGAATTTGAACTATTTGTTCTGTTCAGGGAGAGATAGGACTTCGATTGCCACCTGGACGATGCCGGCAGAGATCATGTCCAGTTTTTGAGCTGCGGCGTAGGATAAATCGATGATGCGTGATTTCTCCTTTGGTCCTCGGTCGTTAATTCGAACGACAACTGACTCGTTATTGAACAAGTTGGTCACCCGCACGATGGTACCAAACGGCAACGAAGGATGGGCGGCTGTTAATTGATATGGGTCATAACGCTCACCACTGGCGGTTTTGTTGCCCTTCATGCTCATGGAATAATAAGAAGCATACCCAGTTTCAAATTTCTTTTGATGGAGTTGGAGCGGCTTCCCAGGGCGTTCGGACATCTGATCTTCAAAATCGAGCAAGATAATACCATCCATCGCATCGAAATTTCGGACCTGCTCCTGCGCTTTCACTTTTTGCTTCCGAGATTTTTCTTGTACCTCAACCGAGGCTGCTTTTGCCTCCTTCGCCTGCCGTTGCTCCTCCCGCTCATCAATAAAAACGATTCCATCGATCTCTTGAGGTTGTTGACGATATGGCATCAATCTGGAGCAGCTCAAAAAAGACAAAACAACTATTAATCCGAGCAATTGTTTCATCGATTGCACCTCATTATCGCATTTCTGACAACGTGGCAACTATCGGATGAAGAAAGGCCTTCTGCATATACCGAAGTGACGAATTTATCTTCATGGTTAGTCATTTCGCTGATTGAAAACTTAGCTTCCATTTCAAATGGAAACTGCGAACCATCAGCATTGTTGCAATTGGATGCTGCCAATGAGCTCGTTCATTTTGTGGATCTGATGCTGTTCGACGTACTTTTCCAACTCAGTAACCAATCGCGCTCCGATATCGGGATCGACGAAGTTGGCGGTTCCAATTTGTACTGCCGTTGCGCCAGTGATCAGAAATTCCAGTACATCATGCAGATGCA is from candidate division KSB1 bacterium and encodes:
- a CDS encoding aminopeptidase, with product MAKVERAIYKIFFDCFKLTAKDSCLIVVDETTRAMGQLLFNRLKKSRCQAALLEIKTRSSRLGEPSAAIFNIMKQMSAVLAFTGTPMIHTKALKQLCHFGARVLCLYPVTVEGLARAVNTDYEFIDKKSRKLSDLFSIGRCIHLTTEAGTDLTIPISRHKGEANTGIVNSAGMLCSLPSGEANITPNRRETQGVVVVDGSIPGIGVLKQPAVIHIRDGYAYQISGGPELEKLRKILKSFGKTARNVAEFGIGTNPNATLTGDSIEDEKVLGSAHIALGSPDYEGGIMKKYLHIDLVFMKPTVSIDNRIIVENGKILV
- a CDS encoding DUF2851 family protein, giving the protein MQVDDRSPIAEHLIAHLWEQNYFSTIPLRDIHDRPVTIISTGTKNTDAGPDFKGISVKLGDRLYQGDLEIHRAAEDWYQHSHHADPAYNQVIMHLVIGPLKFKDAAVRLDRHPVPVQVFVDLSEDQVRQLAEQYHLYQSIPKQSSRCQLNEKSDDFKMGVIDHFALKRLRDKADRFAEQRETSSWNQILYLGFMEALGYSKNQIPFRRLAQMIPYEAIKRELELARHQNTASRALGLLLGAAGLLPSQDRYFDWRKIKDQDAKAYVTQLEEVWAEISTRLGFQPMRQEEWQFFRMRPSNFPTRRLAGASMILQKFAPEGILETILRILKARAKSDLHRIQQLEALFICRTEGYWANHYRVIDTDASVSDEKFSTLIGKERARDIVINIVLPVLFAYAAETSDSTLSESIVKLYRNYPKFSSNSIIRTMSQRLFRGAKNLNQIITTAAQQQGLIHLYKLFCQRDECERCQQHWSGQNSSTL
- a CDS encoding CapA family protein translates to MRSHIQNKAFIVLLFLIGCSIIGCTRQKQLNHRSNHDEKGPLALLSDTTASRRMPLEVRNFSSAVSIAAVGDIMLANYTSQYIHIHGLDYPFDSTRSVLLAADIAFGNLEAPFTETGTKFEKTFNFKVPPKFAPSLIHAGFDVVTLANNHILDYGMEGLKSTLQVLDSIGLAYCGAGLSLEQAQRPTIIERNGYRVAFLGYSLTFPEEFWATPTSGGTNYPRNLPANIAHANSLADLIVVTFHWGAEGSNYPKDYQKHFAHLAIDCGADLVIGHHPHVLQGLEIYKNRLIAYSLGNFSFSSYSRRSTESMILKVHLTKKGLLFAKIIPVSVDNYEVAFQPKVLRGRRANLILDHLKEFSQPLNSINIIDDRGYIWGRELSRGDSLMVQQLIAPQPGALQNE
- a CDS encoding phosphatidate cytidylyltransferase; the protein is MSFKKLGYRVLVAIFGIPIIVTLTLLGGLPFVGLVLLINLLAQYEFYQLTERKQMHPLKWLGSIGTVLITLSFFYFGIDTLWLIIAGLFYVTLLIELFRNHGSATYNIAATTWGFFYPSIFFGFNILIRELPRSLGVEYAAGGRWILLMLITIWICDTAAYFIGSAWGRHKLYQRISPHKTIEGAVAGFIFAIITAYVCHQLLIKEFHLIHSLVIGLLVGVMSQIGDLVESVFKRDAGVKDTSGILPGHGGFLDRFDAPLFMAPLIYLYLRFVVF
- a CDS encoding septal ring lytic transglycosylase RlpA family protein; this translates as MSERPGKPLQLHQKKFETGYASYYSMSMKGNKTASGERYDPYQLTAAHPSLPFGTIVRVTNLFNNESVVVRINDRGPKEKSRIIDLSYAAAQKLDMISAGIVQVAIEVLSLPEQNK